Genomic window (Pirellulales bacterium):
GACAGCGACCTCGGCCGCTTGCTTCGACGAAGAGCCCCAGAGGATCACGGGCCGTTTATAAGTGATATTGGTCGGATCGAAATCGACTTTTCGAAAGCTTTCATTCCAGGCCAAGCCGCGCGGCTTTCCGTGGGCGTCGAAATAGCGGATGGAAACTTGGCTCGATTTGTCGAATGTAAGCGTCTTGTCGAGCACGGGGCTATCGGCCGTAATTACTGCGCCGATCGAGTAGTGCAGGGTGCCGCCGGCGACGGCTTCGCGCGGTTCGATCGTTAGCAGTTTGCCGAAGCGATTGTCTCCCACAGCGATCGTGCCCCGCACTTCGAGGGCGAACGGCTGCCAGCGGTAGGTTCGCGACCATGTACTTCCTAGCGGCTTGCCGGCTTGATCGAACAATCGGACTTCGACGCAAACGGCCTCGCCCTCGGGCGGCGAAATCGTGATCGGCCCGCTCGCCAACGGCGAATCGACCGTCGGCTCGGCGCCGCGCAAAAGCATTGCGTTGTAGGTTGGAATCTGAGTGACGGTGTAGCGGATATTCGCGCCCGGGATATTGCTCCTCGCCGAGATTTTCAAGCTTTTGACGAACGTATACTCCGGCATGTTGCCGATTCCGCCCGCGCGCAGCCACTGGCCGACGCTTTGCGTCAAACCGGTTTCTTCAACCGCCATGCCCGTCAGTAGCGGGTCGAGCAGCGAGTCGGTGTGGAGAAGATCCTCGGCGATGCGTGAATAACGGATCGCAGCGTCGGGGCTGTAAGTGCGCTGTTCGCGCACCGGAATCTTTTGCCGCAGCCAGGGAATCGCCACCGAGCCGTTCTGTTCCCAGAGCACAAGATTCGATCCCATCGCGAGCTTGCCGGGGGCGATCGATTCGTCGAAGGGCCGCCAGGCGTATTGCTGCTCGACGGGCGAAGCGCACGACGGCGTCCAAGTCACTTGGATCACGGGATAGCCTTCGCGGATCATTTTGGCCGTGTCGCCATGGTCGTTGTCGATGTGCCACACCATGCTGATGATGTTTTTATTGTCGAGCGGCAACGGGCAATCTTGCCAAACGATCGTTCGCTTCCCTTTGCGCCGAACGATTTTGTCGAGCCGGTCGATGTGGAAGCGGTAGAGATCCTGGCCATCATGCAGGCCGTGTTGCTGCATATATTCCTTGGTACCCGGGGCATCGAGCACTCCGCCGATGCTGGCCTCATCGCAGCCGATATGAAAGAACGGCGACGATTTGAACACATCGCACATTTCCTCGATGAGCGGATCGAGCGATCGGTAGAGCTTCTCGCTGCCCATGTTCAACACGCCCGGGCCGCCGAATTCTTTCGGCATGTCGCGCATCATCGCGCCGGTGTGAAAGACGGTTTCCAGCTCAGGAACGAGGGCGATGCCGCGCTCGTCTGCATATTTGATCGTGGCCAGCAGTTCGTCGCGATCCCAGCGCTGGCAAGGCGGGCCGCCGTGGGCAGCGCCGTTGTGCGTGCCGAGCTTGGGAAACAATTTCGAAGGAAATACAAAAGCCTCCATGTCGTTCAGATGCAAATGCAAGTAGCGAACCTTGTATAGCCGGCACAATTCCACGCAATCGCGCACATCCTGCAAGCGGTTGTTCTGGCGAGCCACGTCGAGCATCATCCCCGGATATTCGGCCGCCGAATGATCGGCGAGCGAAAGCTGGGGGACGCGGATCCGCGGCGCATTGGCCGAATGGGCCTGCGCCGCCTTCGGACCGATTTCGAGCAACTCAAGAAGCGTCGCCGTGCCCATCGCCGTTGCGACATAATCTCGACCGGTAATTACAACGCGATCGGGAATCGCGATGGTGTATGGCCAATTGCGAGCCGGCCCGGCCGGCAGCGAAGCGTCGATCCTCAGGACGATGTCGCCCGATGTGCCAAGCCCAGTAGCGACGGGCAAATCAAGGCCCGATAGATTCAGCAGTTCGCCGCGCAACACCGCCGCCAGCGGAACGAGTTCTTTCGTCGTTGCGACGATCCGCGAATTCGCGCCGAGCTGCAGCGATCCGCCGGAAAGCTCGATTTCCTTCGGCGTCGGAATGAGATGGACGGCTGGCTCCGTCGAGTCGGCAGAGGCAAAGGTCTTTGTCTGGCCGGCCAAGAGCGTGGCGAGCGCGAACGCAAAGGCGAAGTGTTTCAAGGCGCATCCTGGGTGGTCGGCTGTGTTGGGGGATGGAACCGTTTGAATCCAATCGGCTTTCCGAGCGGATTCAAGAGCGCATGCAGCCAGTCTAACAGCCGCATGGCGCGATCGCTATCTCGCGGACCGGCGCGCCGGGGGCCATGCCCACTGCCCTGCGCGGGGGCATGCCCATCGCTCGCCGCGACATGCCCACGCACAGCCGTGGGCAGGGCGCTCCATTGACAGAGAAGATGGTGCGACCGATTGCCTTATGGCTCAGTCGGTGTCGGAACCGCCAGCCGCAATCGTCGTGGCTTGCTCGCCTCTTCGAGGATTCGCGGCTTGTCGTCGGCGCGGACGAGTTCGACGGTGCGGATGCGGCCTTTGTTTTCCACGGTCAGCTTCAGCGGATTCGGCTCGTCGGTGAGCAATTGCTGGAACTCGTCGCTCGACGAAAAATCGTGGCCCGAGATCCGATAAATGCGATCGGCGACTTTCATCCCGGCCCGTTCGGCAGGCGAATCGGGCACGATGCCGACGACCACCACCGACCGCGGCTCGGCCTCGTCGGGCTGCCACGAAATGCCGACCCGCACCGGCTCGCCGAGCAATAGCACCGATAGCTTCAGCGGCGCATCGCTGCCGGCCCGCTCGACGACGATCGGCACGGGATTCACGGCGGCGAGCACCAAGCCGCGGAATTCCGCTTTGCTCGCCGGCGCGCGGCCGGCGAATTTCACGATCCGGTCGCCCGCTTGCAAACCGGCTTTCGCGGCCGGCGAATCCGGCACAACCTTGCCGACGAGCAAAGCCTGCTCGGCGACCGCGGCCGAATCCGGCGCCGTTGCATCATCCAATACGATCCCCAGCCGCGCTTTCGGCGCCGGCGCCGATTGCTCGAGCGCCGCCTTGGCCGCAACTCCTTCATCGTGCCACCGCGGGCGGAAGCCCGGCAACGTGTCGGCATTGGCAAACGCGAGCACCGTGCGCATCGCAAACTGCGCCACCTCGCGCATGCCTGCCGAGTTGATCTTGTCGGCCGTATCGCTGGGCCGATGGTAATCGGCGTGCAGCCCGGTGCAGAGAAGCAGCGCGGGAATGCCATGATCGATGAACGGGAAATGATCGCTGTCGGGCTTGACCTCCCAATGAAAGTCCAGCAGCACTTTCAACCCAGCCGTTTGTTCGCTGAGCGAACGGCGCAGCCCGGAAGCTGTTCGCGTGCCGTAGATTTCGAGCCGCTGTTGGCGCAGCCGGCCAATCATGTCCATGTTCACGACGATCGGCACCTGATCGAGGGGCAAGGTCGGGTGCGCGATCCAATAGCGCGAACCGAGCAGCCCGGCTTCCTCGCCATCCCAGAACGCCAACAGCAACGACCGCCGCGGATGTTCCGGCAGCCGCTCGAGCGCCGCGGCGAGACACAGCAGCCCGGAGACACCGCTGGCATTGTCGTCGGCGCCGTGGTGGATGTAGCCGATGGGACCATAGCTGTTGGTTTTCTTGCCGTAGCCGACGTGATCGTAGTGGGCCGAGACGACGACATATTGCCGCTTCAACACCGGATCGCTGCCTTCAAACCGCGCGAGCAGATTTCGGCTTCCAGCGCCGAAGTCTTGGAAGTAATGGCCATCGGGACCGGCGGGCTCGAGGTGCAGTTTTTCCACTTGTTCTTCGAGATAGTTGCCGGCTGCCCGGCCACCGCGGCTGCCGGTTTCACGTCCCTCGAACGGATCGTCGGCCAGCACGTTGACAAAGTGTTGCAGCTTCTCCGCCGACATTGACTGGATTGCAGTCTCCGTCGAATCAGCATCCGGCTCCGCCGCCCGGCCCGCGGCGGATGCCAGGCCCCACACCGCAATCGCACAAGCTGTGAGCAGCGCTGCGGGCCAACGTGAGGCTGTGGCGCCGCGCCGAGTATTCGGGACGAATCGCTGTTCCGTTGCTTCGGTTCCCTGTCCTCCGACCGCTGGCCCCTGCCCCCTGACCCCCGCCCCCTTCCGACTCGCCCGCCCCTCGCCGGTCTTCCCTTTCCCTAGTTTTTCCATGCCGTCACGAACCTCCATGCAATGCTTGAACGCTCCGCCCATATCACGCCCGCCACACCGGAGGGCGACGAAATC
Coding sequences:
- a CDS encoding family 20 glycosylhydrolase; its protein translation is MKHFAFAFALATLLAGQTKTFASADSTEPAVHLIPTPKEIELSGGSLQLGANSRIVATTKELVPLAAVLRGELLNLSGLDLPVATGLGTSGDIVLRIDASLPAGPARNWPYTIAIPDRVVITGRDYVATAMGTATLLELLEIGPKAAQAHSANAPRIRVPQLSLADHSAAEYPGMMLDVARQNNRLQDVRDCVELCRLYKVRYLHLHLNDMEAFVFPSKLFPKLGTHNGAAHGGPPCQRWDRDELLATIKYADERGIALVPELETVFHTGAMMRDMPKEFGGPGVLNMGSEKLYRSLDPLIEEMCDVFKSSPFFHIGCDEASIGGVLDAPGTKEYMQQHGLHDGQDLYRFHIDRLDKIVRRKGKRTIVWQDCPLPLDNKNIISMVWHIDNDHGDTAKMIREGYPVIQVTWTPSCASPVEQQYAWRPFDESIAPGKLAMGSNLVLWEQNGSVAIPWLRQKIPVREQRTYSPDAAIRYSRIAEDLLHTDSLLDPLLTGMAVEETGLTQSVGQWLRAGGIGNMPEYTFVKSLKISARSNIPGANIRYTVTQIPTYNAMLLRGAEPTVDSPLASGPITISPPEGEAVCVEVRLFDQAGKPLGSTWSRTYRWQPFALEVRGTIAVGDNRFGKLLTIEPREAVAGGTLHYSIGAVITADSPVLDKTLTFDKSSQVSIRYFDAHGKPRGLAWNESFRKVDFDPTNITYKRPVILWGSSSKQAAEVAVDGVVDHDQFLDIQPAPQEFAIDLQSMRNLNKVVLYTYWDGGRFYQYKIGVSTDAKRWTTVVDASKNRERATEKGYASTFSPTQARYIRVTMLRNSANPGLHIVELRAYEAK
- a CDS encoding M28 family peptidase, whose translation is MSAEKLQHFVNVLADDPFEGRETGSRGGRAAGNYLEEQVEKLHLEPAGPDGHYFQDFGAGSRNLLARFEGSDPVLKRQYVVVSAHYDHVGYGKKTNSYGPIGYIHHGADDNASGVSGLLCLAAALERLPEHPRRSLLLAFWDGEEAGLLGSRYWIAHPTLPLDQVPIVVNMDMIGRLRQQRLEIYGTRTASGLRRSLSEQTAGLKVLLDFHWEVKPDSDHFPFIDHGIPALLLCTGLHADYHRPSDTADKINSAGMREVAQFAMRTVLAFANADTLPGFRPRWHDEGVAAKAALEQSAPAPKARLGIVLDDATAPDSAAVAEQALLVGKVVPDSPAAKAGLQAGDRIVKFAGRAPASKAEFRGLVLAAVNPVPIVVERAGSDAPLKLSVLLLGEPVRVGISWQPDEAEPRSVVVVGIVPDSPAERAGMKVADRIYRISGHDFSSSDEFQQLLTDEPNPLKLTVENKGRIRTVELVRADDKPRILEEASKPRRLRLAVPTPTEP